Proteins co-encoded in one Fusarium musae strain F31 chromosome 3, whole genome shotgun sequence genomic window:
- a CDS encoding hypothetical protein (EggNog:ENOG41), with the protein MATIVPPPSKRQKREELERSQIQQDVTAIASGPAGSFKARFLDGDGKQMADVIEVPLADASEKNLSLLLNTLLAREKEEFLPYRFRIHIPDTDIIVDQYPTDLLQLLRNHGIENPFETTVTLSAEPQAVFKVQPVTRMSHKIPGHGEAILAAQFSPKNSNRLATGSGDKTARIWDTDTGTPKYTLSGHGGWVLAVAWSPDGARLATGSMDKSVRLWDPETGKAVGNPWTGHSKWVTNICWEPYHLWRDGTPRLASASKDATVRIWVVNTGKTEHVLSGHKSSVSCVRWGGEGLVYSASHDKTVRVWNAEKGTLVHTLSSHVHWVNHLALSTDFVLRTGFYDHTPVPDTEEGKRSKAKERFEKAAKFQGRIAERVVTASDDFTMYLWDPAQSTKPVARMLGHQKQVNHVTFSPDGSLIASAGWDNHTKIWSARDGKFINTLRGHVAPVYQCAFSADSRLLVTASKDTTLKVWSMASHKLAVDLPGHQDEVYAVDWAPDGKRVGSGGKDKAVRLWRN; encoded by the exons ATGGCGACAATCGTACCCCCGCCGTCGAAACggcagaagagagaagagcttgagcgCTCTCAGATCCAGCAGGATGTTACGGCGATCGCTTCTGGGCCTGCTGGCTCGTTCAAGGCGAGGTTCTTGGATGGAGATGGGAAGCAGATGGCAGATGTGATTGAGGTTCCTCTTGCGGATGCTTCAGAGAAGAACCTGTCGCTTCTTTTGAATACGTTACTTGCTAGG GAAAAAGAGGAATTTCTCCCATATCGATTCCGAATTCACATCCCAGATACCGATATCATCGTGGACCAATACCCTACCGATCTTCTACAGCTTCTTCGCAACCATGGCATTGAGAACCCCTTCGAAACTACTGTCACACTTAGCGCTGAGCCGCAGGCTGTATTCAAGGTGCAGCCTGTAACGCGCATGTCCCATAAGATCCCTGGCCATGGCGAAGCAATTCTCGCAGCTCAATTCAGCCCCAAGAACAGTAATCGACTAGCCACAGGTTCTGGAGATAAGACAGCGCGGATATGGGATACTGATACGGGAACACCCAAGTACACACTCTCCGGCCATGGTGGATGGGTGTTGGCAGTCGCTTGGTCCCCCGATGGTGCACGTCTCGCTACTGGAAGTATGGATAAGTCAGTCCGACTCTGGGACCCCGAAACTGGAAAAGCCGTTGGAAACCCCTGGACAGGACACTCAAAGTGGGTGACCAATATCTGCTGGGAGCCTTATCATCTCTGGAGAGACGGTACACCTCGGTTAGCGAGTGCAAGCAAAGACGCAACAGTCCGGATATGGGTTGTCAACACGGGAAAGACCGAGCATGTCCTATCCGGTCACAAGAGCAGTGTAAGCTGTGTGCGCTGGGGAGGCGAGGGTCTGGTATACAGCGCCAGTCATGACAAGACGGTGCGAGTGTGGAATGCTGAGAAGGGAACGCTTGTGCACACCTTGTCGTCTCACGTCCACTGGGTGAATCATCTTGCGCTCTCGACGGATTTTGTCTTGAGGACTGGATTCTACGACCACACGCCTGTTCCTGATACGGAGGAGGGAAAGAGAAGTAAGGCTAAGGAGAGAtttgagaaggctgccaagTTTCAGGGGAGAATTGCTGAGCGGGTGGTCACTGCTAGTGATGATTTCACAATGTATCTCTGGGATCCAGCGCAGAGCACAAAGCCTGTTGCGCGTATGTTGGGACATCAGAAGCAGGTGAACCATGTCACTTTCTCACCAGATGGATCTCTTATTGCCAGTGCAGGCTGGGATAACCACACCAAGATCTGGAGTGCCAG GGACGGCAAATTCATCAACACCCTCCGCGGCCACGTAGCTCCCGTCTACCAATGCGCCTTCTCAGCAGACTCCCGACTCCTCGTCACAGCATCAAAGGACACAACACTCAAGGTGTGGTCAATGGCCTCTCACAAACTCGCCGTGGATCTGCCCGGCCACCAGGACGAAGTGTACGCGGTGGACTGGGCGCCAGATGGAAAGAGGGTTGGCAGCGGTGGTAAAGACAAGGCCGTTCGGCTGTGGCGGAATTAG
- a CDS encoding hypothetical protein (EggNog:ENOG41), whose product MFGILETVQVPHSGIYNSYEELFKQLSDGMEKEGYKIVKARSHRGKVGGADVPGNDIVRCDLVCDRGGRPYRCMATKHKTTTKKTDCPWKAKAVHRKTMGGWVLTITCDQHNHEPGTPEPPTPEAASEDETNMMDDLEGEHSLDAAATPLLTPWQDEGPQPDQETQAAIQVAGVSNAVLRLTGETFHQFKSEYRKMSHSDRVAQLSHLQLRVAAIYAVQNEDLQRQKRQEAQDKRHRQIEESKRHSSVQKQRARQRRQQVVEQNHQQQQQQQQQQQMHQHIQQQQLPQQTAQAQVQAQAQAQAQAQAQAQAQAQAMMQSQLYLPQNPQAGLAVTTMDMPQFQHYVAPNNKRMRGRASQGGQQTQ is encoded by the coding sequence ATGTTTGGCATTCTCGAGACCGTCCAGGTGCCCCATTCGGGCATCTACAACAGCTACGAGGAACTTTTCAAGCAACTCAGCGATGGCATGGAAAAGGAAGGCTACAAGATCGTCAAGGCTAGATCCCATCGAGGCAAAGTGGGTGGTGCCGACGTCCCAGGGAACGACATAGTACGATGCGATCTCGTCTGCGACCGCGGGGGGAGGCCGTATCGATGCATGGCGACGAAACACAAGACGACGACCAAGAAGACCGACTGTCCCTGGAAAGCAAAGGCGGTCCATCGCAAGACTATGGGGGGATGGGTACTGACAATTACGTGCGATCAGCATAATCATGAGCCCGGCACACCCGAACCACCGACGCCCGAGGCTGCGAGCGAGGACGAGACCAATATGATGGACGACCTGGAAGGTGAGCATAGTTTGGATGCGGCTGCGACGCCGCTCCTCACGCCTTGGCAAGACGAAGGGCCGCAACCCGATCAGGAGACCCAGGCTGCAATCCAGGTCGCAGGAGTCTCCAACGCAGTTCTTCGTCTGACCGGCGAGACGTTCCATCAATTCAAGAGCGAGTACCGCAAGATGTCGCATTCGGACCGTGTTGCGCAGCTGTCACATCTCCAACTCCGCGTTGCAGCCATCTATGCTGTTCAGAATGAGGATCTGCAACGACAAAAgaggcaagaagctcaagacaaGCGTCATCGACAAATCGAGGAGAGCAAAAGGCATTCCTCCGTGCAGAAGCAGCGGGCTAGACAGCGTCGTCAGCAAGTGGTGGAGCAGAaccatcagcagcaacagcagcagcagcagcagcagcagatgcaTCAGCACattcagcaacagcaactcCCTCAACAAACggcccaagcccaagtacAAGCCCAAGCACAGGCTCAAGCACAAGCGCAGGCGCAGGCTCAAGCTCAGGCCCAAGCCATGATGCAATCACAGCTGTATCTCCCGCAGAACCCTCAGGCCGGACTGGCGGTGACAACGATGGATATGCCGCAATTTCAACATTACGTGGCTCCGAACAATAAGAGGATGCGCGGGCGGGCTTCTCAAGGCGGGCAGCAGACTCAATAG
- a CDS encoding hypothetical protein (EggNog:ENOG41) translates to MVDFKLSPAQQEARRHAQAFANTILTKAPAEYNAQKDQFSRFQATRPFYKEAVRAGLIKAQVPVPLGGTMEGLVHESIILEELFAVEPATSLTIVATALGLMPLILSDSTDLQSKFLKPFISGEGDPLASLMHSEPGGTANWLQKGGPGLQTTARKVGNEWIINGEKLWPSNSGGWDYKGADLACVVVRISDDPSKPQDPNVEPASQIAVLLVTRETIANNKPEAYQVLGEPELAGQITASGPHTRFTEFRVPHENLLCTPGLKAQGLIEQAFAMSAALVGAMAIGTARAAFEEALAFSKSDTRGGSMPIIEHQSVADKLIDCKIRLETSRLLVWKAVTTLEDENLEWKVKLEMAMQTKIYTTDVAVECVIDAMKAVGMKAYAKDMSFPQLLNDVMCYPLFDGGNVGLRRRQMQRVMALDDYEPWAATYGPSKIGNSRL, encoded by the exons ATGGTTGACTTCAAGCTTTCTCCCGCCCAGCAAGAGGCCCGGCGCCATGCTCAGGCCTTCgccaacaccatcctcaccaAAGCTCCAGCAGAGTACAACGCCCAGAAGGACCAGTTCTCTCGCTTTCAAGCTACCAGACCCTTCTACAAGGAAGCTGTCCGCGCTGGTTTGATCAAGGCTCAAGTTCCCGTCCCCCTCGGTGGAACTATGGAGGGTCTTGTTCACGAGAGCATCATTCTTGAGGAGCTTTTTGCAGTCGAGCCAGCTACTTCACTTACCATTGTCGCTACTGCGCTTGGCCTGATGCCCCTGATTCTCAGTGATTCAACGGATCTGCAAAGCAAGTTCTTGAAGCCCTTCATTTCTGGTGAGGGTGACCCTCTAGCCAGTTTGATGCACTCTGAGCCTGGTGGCACGGCGAATTGGCTGCAGAAGGGCGGACCTGGTCTTCAGACCACTGCTAGAAAGGTTGGAAACGAATGGATCATCAACGGTGAAAAG CTCTGGCCCTCTAACAGTGGTGGCTGGGACTATAAAGGGGCTGACCTTGCATGCGTTGTTGTCAGAATCTCAGATGACCCATCCAAGCCCCAAGATCCCAACGTCGAACCCGCTTCTCAGATCGCTGTCCTCTTAGTAACCCGAGAGACCATCGCTAACAACAAGCCCGAGGCCTATCAGGTCCTGGGTGAGCCTGAACTGGCAGGCCAAATCACCGCCTCTGGCCCTCACACTCGCTTCACCGAGTTCCGTGTTCCTCACGAGAACCTCCTCTGCACCCCTGGTCTCAAGGCCCAAGGTCTGATTGAGCAAGCCTTTGCCATGTCAGCTGCTCTCGTCGGCGCCATGGCAATCGGAACTGCCCGCGCAGCCTTCGAAGAAGCTCTCGCCTTCTCCAAGTCCGACACTCGCGGTGGCTCCATGCCCATCATTGAGCATCAGAGTGTAGCTGACAAGCTCATCGACTGCAAGATTCGCCTTGAGACCAGTCGTTTACTCGTGTGGAAGGCGGTTACCACTCTCGAGGATGAGAACCTTGAGTGGAAGGTCAAGCTAGAGATGGCTATGCAGACCAAGATCTACACGACCGATGTCGCGGTCGAGTGTGTCATTGACGCTATGAAGGCTGTTGGTATGAAGGCTTATGCGAAGGACATGTCTTTCCCGCAGTTGTTGAATGATGTTATGTGTTATCCCTTGTTTGATGGAGGAAATGTTGGTCTGAGACGACGACAGATGCAGCGAGTTATGGCTTTGGATGACTATGAGCCTTGGGCGGCTACTTATGGACCCTCCAAGATTGGTAATTCTCGTCTGTAG